One segment of Desulfovibrio sp. JC010 DNA contains the following:
- a CDS encoding response regulator: MKILLVDDEKINTLSASRLLEKQGHTVTTACNGLEALDKLHESAFDCILMDIQMPEMDGYEAISRIRDDFVFGEKSKTPIIAMTGHCFTDARDKFKQAGIEHYVCKPFDFNTLIGVIEEATS, encoded by the coding sequence ATGAAAATACTGTTAGTTGATGACGAAAAGATAAACACCCTCTCCGCTTCCCGGTTGCTTGAAAAGCAGGGGCACACTGTCACCACTGCCTGTAACGGCCTTGAAGCCCTCGACAAGCTGCATGAATCCGCATTCGACTGCATCCTCATGGATATCCAGATGCCGGAAATGGACGGCTACGAAGCCATCAGCAGAATCCGCGATGACTTTGTTTTCGGTGAAAAATCCAAAACACCCATAATTGCCATGACCGGGCATTGCTTTACCGATGCCAGAGACAAATTCAAGCAGGCCGGAATAGAACATTACGTGTGCAAGCCTTTTGATTTCAATACCCTGATTGGAGTTATTGAAGAAGCTACGAGCTAA